In a genomic window of Salegentibacter salegens:
- the uvrC gene encoding excinuclease ABC subunit UvrC: METPALEVQVQTLPNSPGVYQYYDKNGKILYVGKAKNLKKRVTSYFTKRHDSHRIGVMVKKIKEIKHIVVESETDALLLENNLIKKHQPRFNVMLKDDKTYPWICIKNERFPRVFPTRKLIKDGSEYYGPFTSFKTVNTLLDLIKGLYKLRTCNYDLSEEKIRNGKYKVCLEYHLGNCKGPCEAKQPEAEYNSNIEAIRQIVKGNFKDSLQQFREQMKTHAEKMEFEDAQRIKNKIDVLENYQSKSTVVNPKITNVDVFSIVSDEGYGYVNFLQLSHGAIIRSHTIEMKKKLEETDEELLELAITEIRQRFSSNSKEIYVPFKVDAGEEVKVIIPKLGDKKKIVDLSLRNAKYYRQERFKQMKIVDPDRHVKRIMAQMKEDLRLNVEPRHIECFDNSNIQGTNPVAACVVFKNGKPSKKDYRKFNIKTVEGPDDFASMEEVVFRRYKRLLNEGEDLPQLIIVDGGKGQLSSGVKALEALDLRGKIAIIGIAKRLEEIFYPGDTIPLYLDKKSETLKIIQQLRNEAHRFGITFHRNKRTKTALNTELEEITGIGEKTVVELLKQFRSVKRIKEASEKELTEVIGVSKAGIIFNHYKSENTPE; encoded by the coding sequence ATGGAAACGCCAGCTTTAGAAGTACAAGTACAAACCCTCCCAAATAGTCCTGGAGTATACCAGTATTACGATAAAAACGGGAAAATCTTATATGTAGGGAAAGCCAAAAACCTTAAAAAAAGGGTGACTTCCTATTTTACCAAACGCCACGACAGTCACAGGATTGGCGTAATGGTAAAAAAGATAAAGGAGATAAAACACATTGTAGTAGAGTCAGAGACCGATGCTTTACTTTTAGAGAACAATCTTATTAAAAAGCATCAGCCGCGTTTTAACGTGATGCTTAAAGATGATAAAACCTATCCCTGGATTTGTATTAAAAATGAACGCTTTCCAAGGGTTTTTCCTACCCGTAAATTAATAAAAGACGGCAGCGAATATTATGGCCCGTTTACCAGTTTTAAAACGGTAAATACGCTGCTTGATCTAATAAAAGGTCTTTATAAGCTTAGAACCTGTAATTATGATCTTTCCGAAGAAAAAATAAGGAATGGGAAATATAAGGTTTGTCTGGAATATCATTTAGGCAATTGTAAAGGCCCCTGCGAAGCAAAGCAGCCTGAAGCAGAGTACAACAGCAATATTGAAGCAATTCGGCAAATTGTGAAAGGGAATTTTAAAGATTCTTTACAGCAATTTAGAGAGCAGATGAAGACGCACGCCGAAAAAATGGAGTTTGAAGATGCTCAGCGTATTAAAAATAAGATTGATGTTCTCGAGAATTACCAGTCTAAATCTACCGTGGTTAATCCAAAAATCACCAATGTAGATGTGTTTTCTATAGTTTCAGATGAAGGCTATGGCTATGTAAATTTTCTTCAACTATCCCACGGCGCCATTATTAGGTCGCATACCATAGAAATGAAGAAAAAGCTGGAAGAAACCGATGAGGAATTGCTGGAACTGGCAATTACCGAGATACGGCAGCGCTTTAGTTCGAATTCAAAAGAAATTTATGTGCCTTTTAAGGTTGATGCCGGCGAAGAAGTGAAAGTGATTATCCCAAAGTTGGGCGATAAAAAGAAGATTGTAGACTTATCACTTCGGAATGCGAAATATTACCGCCAGGAACGTTTTAAGCAAATGAAGATCGTAGATCCAGACAGGCACGTGAAGCGTATAATGGCACAAATGAAAGAAGATCTTCGACTAAATGTAGAACCCAGGCATATAGAATGTTTTGATAATTCTAATATTCAGGGAACAAACCCGGTGGCGGCTTGTGTGGTTTTTAAAAACGGAAAACCAAGCAAGAAAGATTATCGTAAATTTAATATCAAAACCGTTGAAGGGCCCGATGATTTCGCATCTATGGAAGAAGTGGTTTTTAGACGCTACAAACGTTTGCTGAATGAAGGGGAAGACCTGCCTCAGTTAATAATTGTAGATGGCGGGAAAGGCCAGCTTTCTTCAGGAGTAAAAGCATTGGAGGCTTTGGATTTACGAGGAAAAATAGCCATTATTGGGATTGCGAAACGCCTGGAAGAGATTTTTTATCCGGGAGATACTATTCCGCTTTATTTAGATAAAAAATCTGAAACTTTAAAAATTATCCAGCAGCTTAGAAATGAAGCGCATAGGTTCGGGATTACTTTTCATCGTAACAAAAGAACTAAAACCGCGTTAAATACAGAGCTGGAAGAGATTACTGGGATTGGCGAAAAAACTGTGGTAGAATTATTAAAACAATTTCGATCGGTAAAACGAATAAAAGAAGCTTCAGAAAAAGAACTCACCGAGGTTATTGGAGTTTCTAAAGCGGGAATAATTTTCAATCATTATAAATCAGAGAATACACCGGAATAA
- the rimK gene encoding 30S ribosomal protein S6--L-glutamate ligase, with protein sequence MKIKILSRNSHLYSTKRLVEAATKRKHEVEVIDPLKCDIVIEKRKPNIYYKGGYIEGVDAVIPRIGASVTFYGTAVVRQFEMMGAFTTTESESLVRSRDKLRSLQVLSRAKIGLPKTVFTNYSRDVSGVIKQVGGTPLVIKLLEGTQGVGVVLAETNNAAESVIEAFNGLQARVIVQEFIKEAKGADIRAFVVDGHVVGAMKRQGKEGEFRSNLHRGGTAEVFELTDEEEIAAVKATKAMGLGVAGVDMLQSARGPLILEVNSSPGLEGIEKATGKDIAKSIIRYIERNI encoded by the coding sequence ATGAAAATAAAAATCCTTTCGCGTAATAGTCATCTTTATTCTACAAAAAGACTTGTAGAAGCCGCTACCAAACGCAAACATGAAGTAGAAGTAATAGATCCTTTAAAGTGTGATATCGTTATTGAGAAGCGTAAACCAAATATCTATTATAAAGGCGGTTATATAGAAGGCGTAGATGCAGTAATCCCAAGAATTGGGGCTTCGGTAACTTTTTATGGTACCGCGGTGGTGCGACAGTTTGAGATGATGGGAGCATTTACCACTACAGAATCTGAATCTTTGGTAAGAAGCCGAGATAAACTGAGAAGTTTACAGGTACTTTCCCGCGCAAAAATCGGGTTGCCAAAAACAGTTTTCACCAATTACTCCAGGGATGTTTCCGGAGTTATAAAACAAGTGGGCGGGACACCTTTAGTAATAAAATTATTAGAAGGAACACAGGGAGTAGGCGTTGTACTTGCTGAAACCAACAACGCTGCCGAATCTGTAATTGAAGCTTTTAATGGTCTACAAGCTCGCGTAATTGTTCAGGAGTTTATTAAAGAAGCTAAAGGTGCCGATATTAGAGCGTTTGTTGTAGATGGCCACGTAGTTGGTGCGATGAAAAGGCAGGGTAAAGAAGGCGAGTTTAGATCTAATCTTCACCGAGGAGGGACTGCTGAAGTTTTTGAACTTACCGATGAAGAGGAAATTGCAGCAGTAAAAGCTACTAAAGCAATGGGACTTGGTGTTGCCGGGGTAGATATGCTACAGAGTGCCCGCGGGCCGTTAATTCTTGAAGTAAATTCTTCTCCGGGATTAGAAGGCATTGAAAAAGCTACAGGTAAAGATATTGCCAAATCCATCATAAGATATATAGAACGGAACATTTAG
- a CDS encoding sensor histidine kinase, with protein MLNDLQLNSILEDFDIAYWKINLLNKEVSWSEHFDTLVGTPEFSESHFEYFLKEILHQDYRYDFRLYFDKLTEENEAFSIELKLKLNNGKYRWFECRNLKNKENNKEIAVLLFVNIHQNKRDQYTIEENFFYYRETAQMTNTGGWYIDTQNKNIYWDNVTKKIIGCPLDYQPPYDEHLRFYAPEDHPEVTSAFSKCENYGIPFKVELKMRNLYNKDFWVRATGKPVYDEEQNIVGIRGVFQDINDQKINELNLQNSLDIIATQNSRLFNFAHIVSHHLRSHSSNLCLIVDLLKDAKTDRDKIELIPNVADISENLDLAINQLNDIVNKQSILRKERRIVSFENALSGVMASTSSLINRENAKIVAEFHALKEISYIPEYLESILLNLITNAIKYKHPGRKPVIYIQTYVKNDTPFLEVSDNGLGIDLDQYGDKMFGMYKTFHENLDSRGIGLFITKNQVETLGGSISVTSTVDVGTTFKIKF; from the coding sequence ATGCTAAACGACCTTCAATTAAACAGCATTCTTGAAGATTTTGATATCGCCTACTGGAAGATCAATCTTCTGAACAAAGAGGTGAGCTGGTCAGAACATTTTGACACCCTTGTGGGTACACCCGAATTTTCTGAATCCCATTTTGAATATTTTCTAAAAGAAATTCTGCACCAGGATTATCGCTACGATTTCAGGCTTTATTTTGATAAACTTACCGAAGAAAATGAAGCTTTCAGCATTGAACTTAAATTAAAGCTGAACAATGGAAAATACCGTTGGTTTGAATGTCGCAACTTAAAGAATAAAGAAAATAATAAGGAAATCGCAGTGCTTCTTTTCGTTAATATTCATCAGAATAAACGCGATCAGTACACCATTGAAGAAAACTTCTTTTATTATCGCGAAACCGCGCAAATGACCAATACCGGGGGTTGGTACATAGACACACAGAATAAAAATATTTATTGGGACAATGTGACCAAAAAAATAATTGGGTGCCCCCTGGACTATCAACCACCCTATGACGAACATTTACGATTTTATGCTCCCGAGGATCACCCAGAAGTCACCTCGGCTTTCAGTAAATGTGAGAATTACGGTATTCCGTTTAAGGTTGAATTAAAAATGAGAAATCTTTACAATAAAGATTTTTGGGTACGAGCCACCGGAAAACCCGTTTATGACGAAGAGCAAAATATTGTAGGAATCAGGGGAGTCTTTCAGGATATTAATGACCAGAAAATAAATGAATTGAACTTACAGAATTCCCTGGATATTATTGCCACTCAAAATTCCCGCTTATTTAATTTCGCACATATTGTCTCCCACCATTTACGCTCCCACAGCAGCAACCTTTGTCTAATTGTAGATCTATTAAAAGACGCCAAAACCGATAGAGATAAAATTGAATTAATCCCCAATGTAGCCGATATTTCTGAAAATCTGGATTTGGCTATAAATCAACTGAATGATATTGTAAATAAACAATCAATTTTACGCAAAGAACGCAGAATTGTTTCCTTTGAAAATGCATTAAGTGGGGTAATGGCTTCAACTTCATCTTTAATTAATCGAGAAAATGCAAAAATTGTAGCTGAATTTCACGCCCTAAAAGAAATTAGCTATATCCCTGAGTATCTTGAAAGTATTTTACTAAATTTAATTACAAATGCCATTAAATATAAACATCCGGGTAGAAAACCGGTAATTTATATTCAGACCTATGTGAAGAATGACACTCCATTTTTGGAAGTTAGTGATAACGGTTTGGGCATTGACCTGGATCAATATGGTGACAAGATGTTTGGGATGTATAAAACCTTTCATGAGAACCTGGATTCCCGTGGAATTGGACTTTTTATTACTAAAAATCAAGTGGAAACACTTGGAGGTTCAATTTCGGTAACCAGCACTGTAGATGTAGGCACTACATTTAAAATTAAATTTTAA
- a CDS encoding response regulator — MGQKVELACIIDDDKIYVNLVKKIIEIKKLSNNLLIFKNGMEALDHFKLILENASEEKLPDIIFLDINMPVMDGWEFLNEFIKIKNNFEKKITLYVVSSSIDPRDLERAKSFNLVTDYLIKPIELKKFEKIFDRNGHAAA; from the coding sequence ATGGGGCAAAAAGTAGAATTGGCGTGTATTATTGACGATGACAAAATATACGTGAACCTGGTTAAGAAGATTATTGAAATTAAAAAACTTTCTAACAATCTTCTCATTTTTAAAAACGGTATGGAAGCCTTAGATCATTTTAAATTGATCCTGGAAAATGCTTCCGAAGAAAAACTTCCAGACATTATCTTTCTTGATATTAATATGCCGGTTATGGATGGCTGGGAATTTCTAAATGAATTTATTAAGATAAAGAATAACTTCGAAAAGAAAATCACGCTTTACGTGGTGAGTTCCTCTATAGATCCACGAGATCTGGAACGCGCAAAATCTTTTAATTTGGTTACCGATTACCTAATTAAACCAATAGAATTGAAGAAATTTGAAAAGATTTTTGACCGGAACGGTCATGCAGCCGCTTAA
- a CDS encoding patatin-like phospholipase family protein: MKKLLLLLFLFVMVPGISQEQEDLKVGLVLSGGGAKGLAHIGALKVIEEAGIRIDYIGGSSMGAIIGGLYASGYTAHELDSIFHETNFNILIQDNIPRSAKSFYEKEDAEKYAISLPFDDFKIGFPAGLSRGQNIYNLMSQLTMHLGNVDDFKELPIPFFCVAADVETGEEVILDEGSLAQAVSASGAIPSIFSPVSLNGRLLTDGGVANNYPVEELRKRGAEVIIGVDVQDSLVNKDNLRNVFDILAQISNFRTISDMKEKIPKTDIYIKPDISPFSVLSFEEGEAIIDSGRVASLKRKDDLENLAARQNSAPRNIVIPEMDTLQISTLTLEGNNTYPRSYILGKLRLNYFTDFTFKDLNEGINNLSATGNFNRINYRLIPNNDDRLYTLSLQIEESENKSLLRLGVHYDELYQIGALINYTHKSLLFSNDVTSLDVVVGDQFRYNFDYYIDKGFYWSIGVKSRYNNFDHPVSFDFASENAELQDIGVNRIDIDYRDFTNQFYAETLFKQVFSFGLGAEHKFLKIASETLNNPNPEISDTRLFENSHYYSAFSYLKYDSYDNKYFPSRGVYFDGNFHLYLFSSDFNNDFSEFSIAKGTLGYAFSPINRFSTRIVTEAGFKIGNDGVNTLDFFLGGYGNNLINNFVPFYGYDFISLSGDSYIKGLVEFDYEIFRKNHVIASANIANVGNKLYSSGTWLSMPDFTGYALGYGIDTFIGPLEVKYTYSPEIKASQWFFSLGFWF, from the coding sequence ATGAAAAAACTACTGCTTTTACTTTTTCTGTTTGTAATGGTTCCGGGTATTTCCCAGGAGCAGGAAGATTTAAAAGTGGGCCTCGTTTTAAGTGGAGGTGGTGCAAAAGGCCTTGCTCATATTGGTGCGCTAAAAGTAATTGAAGAAGCAGGAATTAGAATAGATTATATTGGAGGGAGTAGTATGGGCGCGATTATTGGCGGTTTGTATGCTTCCGGGTATACCGCGCATGAGTTGGATTCGATTTTTCACGAGACCAATTTCAATATTTTAATTCAAGATAATATTCCGCGTAGCGCAAAATCTTTTTACGAAAAGGAAGATGCCGAAAAATATGCAATTAGCCTGCCTTTTGATGATTTTAAAATTGGCTTTCCCGCAGGACTTTCCAGGGGCCAAAATATTTATAATTTAATGTCCCAACTTACCATGCACCTGGGAAATGTAGATGATTTTAAAGAATTGCCTATTCCATTTTTTTGTGTTGCTGCCGATGTGGAAACCGGGGAAGAAGTGATTTTAGATGAAGGTTCCCTTGCACAAGCTGTTTCTGCCAGTGGAGCAATTCCTTCTATTTTTAGCCCCGTGAGTTTAAACGGAAGACTGCTTACCGATGGCGGAGTCGCTAACAACTACCCGGTAGAAGAACTTAGAAAAAGAGGCGCTGAGGTAATTATTGGCGTAGATGTGCAGGACAGTCTTGTAAATAAAGACAATTTGCGGAACGTTTTTGATATTCTTGCTCAAATAAGCAATTTCCGGACAATTAGTGATATGAAGGAAAAAATTCCTAAAACCGATATTTATATCAAACCCGATATTAGTCCGTTTTCGGTGTTATCATTTGAAGAAGGAGAAGCAATTATAGATTCGGGAAGGGTTGCTTCGCTAAAAAGGAAAGATGATCTTGAAAATCTTGCGGCCCGCCAAAACAGCGCTCCCCGAAATATTGTAATTCCAGAAATGGATACCTTGCAAATAAGTACCCTTACTTTAGAGGGCAATAATACCTATCCGCGTTCCTATATTTTGGGAAAATTAAGGTTAAATTACTTTACAGATTTCACTTTTAAAGATCTAAACGAAGGCATAAACAATCTTTCTGCCACCGGAAACTTTAACCGAATTAATTACAGGTTAATTCCCAATAATGATGATCGCCTTTACACGTTAAGCCTGCAAATAGAAGAAAGCGAAAATAAGAGCCTGCTGCGATTAGGAGTGCATTATGACGAGCTTTATCAAATTGGGGCTCTTATTAATTATACCCACAAAAGTTTGTTGTTTTCTAACGATGTAACATCTTTAGATGTTGTGGTTGGAGATCAATTTCGATATAATTTTGATTATTATATAGACAAAGGTTTTTACTGGAGTATTGGTGTTAAATCTAGGTATAACAATTTTGATCACCCGGTTTCTTTTGATTTTGCTAGTGAAAACGCCGAGTTGCAGGATATTGGAGTAAACAGGATAGATATAGATTACCGTGATTTTACCAATCAGTTTTATGCTGAAACTTTATTTAAGCAGGTTTTTTCCTTCGGACTGGGAGCCGAACATAAATTTTTAAAAATTGCTTCTGAAACTTTAAATAATCCAAATCCGGAAATAAGTGATACCAGGCTTTTTGAAAACAGCCATTATTACAGCGCTTTTAGCTATTTAAAATACGATTCTTACGATAATAAATACTTTCCGTCCCGTGGCGTTTATTTTGACGGGAATTTTCATCTTTACTTGTTTTCTTCAGATTTTAATAATGATTTTTCTGAATTTTCTATCGCAAAAGGAACTTTAGGTTATGCTTTTTCTCCCATTAATAGATTTTCTACCCGAATTGTAACTGAAGCAGGATTTAAAATTGGAAATGACGGAGTAAACACGCTAGACTTCTTCCTGGGAGGTTATGGTAATAACCTTATCAATAATTTTGTTCCGTTTTACGGATACGATTTTATAAGTCTTTCAGGCGATAGTTATATAAAAGGACTCGTGGAATTTGATTATGAAATTTTCAGAAAAAACCACGTGATCGCGAGTGCGAATATTGCCAATGTTGGGAACAAATTATATTCATCGGGCACTTGGCTTTCGATGCCAGATTTTACCGGCTATGCGCTTGGTTATGGCATAGATACATTTATTGGCCCTTTAGAGGTGAAATACACCTATTCGCCTGAGATTAAAGCCAGCCAATGGTTTTTTAGTCTTGGCTTTTGGTTTTAG
- a CDS encoding ATP-dependent zinc protease family protein, which yields MEKTVIGRFDKADFPALHLNDIAIKIDTGAYTSSIHCENIVEKDGILECTFLDEEHPLYNGKKFTFTDYDIVFVRSSNGIIQKRYQVISTIKIFNKVYKISLSLSSRQEMRFPVLIGRKFLTKKFIVDTELTDVSYNLKQK from the coding sequence ATGGAGAAAACAGTAATTGGGCGTTTTGATAAAGCAGATTTCCCTGCACTACATTTAAATGATATAGCTATTAAAATTGATACCGGTGCCTATACTTCATCTATTCACTGTGAAAATATTGTTGAAAAAGATGGGATTTTAGAATGTACCTTTCTCGATGAAGAGCATCCTTTATACAACGGAAAAAAATTTACTTTTACGGATTATGATATCGTTTTTGTGCGCAGCAGTAACGGAATTATTCAAAAAAGATATCAGGTAATATCTACTATTAAAATTTTTAATAAGGTCTATAAAATTTCCCTTTCTTTGTCCTCCCGACAGGAGATGAGGTTTCCGGTACTAATTGGCCGAAAATTCCTTACCAAAAAATTTATCGTGGACACCGAATTAACTGACGTTTCTTACAATCTTAAACAAAAATGA
- a CDS encoding lipoprotein signal peptidase, whose protein sequence is MSLKKASVIIVLVLLIDQISKFYIKTNFSLGEEVPVFDWFRILFVENEGMAWGTKIPGEYGKLFLTLFRLVAIVGIGYWLWDSVRKNGSRILITAIALIFAGAFGNIIDSVFYGIVFNDSYGQIAEFMPAHGGYGTLFHGKVVDMLYFPLWQGNLPEWIPFWGGNYFTFFEPVFNIADTAISAGVILLLLFNKRAFPKEEENTKENN, encoded by the coding sequence ATGTCCTTAAAAAAAGCGAGTGTTATAATCGTTTTGGTACTTTTAATAGACCAAATTTCAAAATTTTATATCAAAACAAATTTTTCGCTTGGCGAGGAAGTACCGGTTTTTGATTGGTTCAGGATTTTATTTGTAGAGAATGAAGGCATGGCCTGGGGAACCAAGATCCCTGGCGAATATGGAAAACTTTTTCTTACGCTCTTTAGATTGGTAGCAATAGTTGGTATTGGCTACTGGTTATGGGATTCGGTTAGAAAAAATGGTTCCAGGATTTTAATAACCGCGATAGCCTTAATTTTCGCAGGTGCTTTTGGAAATATTATAGACTCTGTTTTCTACGGAATTGTATTTAACGATAGTTATGGTCAAATAGCTGAGTTCATGCCGGCACACGGCGGCTACGGCACCTTATTTCACGGTAAGGTGGTAGATATGCTTTACTTCCCGCTATGGCAGGGCAATTTACCCGAATGGATTCCTTTCTGGGGTGGTAATTATTTCACATTCTTTGAACCGGTCTTCAATATAGCCGATACCGCAATTAGCGCGGGTGTGATTTTACTGCTGCTTTTTAATAAGCGTGCTTTCCCCAAAGAAGAGGAAAACACTAAAGAAAATAATTAA
- a CDS encoding succinylglutamate desuccinylase/aspartoacylase family protein yields MAKITSDNVLEILGEKVKPGKSATINFNMAKLYTTTSVEVPVIIERSKRPGPVVLITAGIHGDEINGVEIVRQIISKGINRPQKGTVICIPVVNIFGFLNLRREFPDGRDLNRMFPGTKHGSLASRFAFQFVKKILPLANFCLDFHTGGASRFNAPQIRVKRGDEQSLKYARIFSAPFTIYSKTITKSYRETCAKNGVPVLLFEGGKSMNSNRDIAKHGVEGTMRILSFLEMLNPKFEYPDAITETVVIENTNWMRAKYSGLLHIKIPCGKHVEKGEYIGTITDPYGKFRHKIKAVNTGYVININESPIVYQGDAIFHISAPPKDE; encoded by the coding sequence ATGGCAAAAATAACCAGTGACAATGTTCTGGAAATACTCGGTGAAAAGGTAAAACCGGGAAAAAGCGCCACTATTAATTTTAATATGGCTAAACTTTACACCACCACCTCGGTGGAGGTACCAGTAATTATTGAACGTTCTAAAAGGCCCGGCCCCGTAGTGTTAATAACTGCAGGAATTCACGGCGATGAAATTAACGGGGTAGAAATTGTTAGGCAAATTATCTCTAAAGGAATTAACAGACCTCAAAAAGGAACTGTTATTTGTATTCCCGTGGTTAATATTTTCGGATTTCTAAATTTACGCCGGGAATTTCCAGATGGTCGTGACCTTAACCGAATGTTTCCCGGAACAAAACACGGTTCCCTGGCCAGCCGATTTGCATTTCAGTTTGTAAAGAAAATATTGCCACTGGCTAATTTCTGTTTAGACTTTCATACCGGCGGTGCCAGCAGGTTTAACGCACCACAAATTAGGGTGAAACGCGGTGACGAACAAAGTCTTAAATACGCTAGAATTTTTAGTGCGCCGTTTACTATTTACTCCAAAACAATCACCAAATCTTATCGCGAAACCTGTGCTAAAAATGGTGTTCCCGTATTGCTTTTTGAAGGCGGAAAATCTATGAATAGCAATCGCGATATAGCTAAACATGGCGTTGAAGGCACGATGCGTATTTTAAGCTTTTTGGAAATGCTCAATCCAAAATTCGAATATCCAGATGCCATTACTGAAACGGTAGTGATTGAAAATACCAACTGGATGCGCGCAAAATATAGCGGACTCCTGCATATAAAAATTCCCTGCGGAAAACACGTGGAAAAAGGAGAATATATTGGCACTATTACCGATCCCTACGGAAAATTCAGGCATAAGATTAAAGCAGTGAATACCGGTTATGTGATCAACATAAACGAATCTCCTATTGTTTACCAGGGCGATGCAATTTTTCATATTTCAGCACCACCAAAAGATGAATAA
- a CDS encoding 5-formyltetrahydrofolate cyclo-ligase, producing the protein MNKAELRKKYKALRLELSEEKIEALSLEIANQLLQLPVWEKEFYHLFLSIAEQKEIDTENILHILQGKDKNVVLSKTNIKEHKLEHFLLTDTSVIRKNRWNIPEPEGGIPIPPQQIDVVFVPLLAFDEHGHRIGYGKGFYDNFLNECNADVVKIGLSFFEAEPKFKEVFSSDIPLDFCVTPNKIYSFKN; encoded by the coding sequence ATGAATAAAGCCGAATTAAGAAAAAAATACAAAGCTTTACGTCTAGAACTTTCCGAAGAAAAAATAGAAGCGCTTAGCCTGGAAATTGCAAATCAGTTACTACAACTCCCGGTTTGGGAAAAAGAATTCTACCATCTTTTTTTAAGCATTGCCGAGCAAAAAGAAATTGATACCGAAAATATTTTGCATATTCTCCAGGGCAAAGACAAGAATGTGGTACTGTCTAAAACCAATATCAAGGAACATAAACTGGAACATTTTTTACTTACCGATACCAGCGTAATTAGAAAAAATAGATGGAATATTCCTGAACCCGAAGGTGGTATTCCAATCCCGCCCCAACAAATAGATGTGGTTTTTGTTCCGCTTCTGGCATTTGACGAGCACGGTCATCGTATTGGCTATGGCAAGGGTTTTTACGATAATTTTCTTAATGAATGTAATGCCGATGTGGTTAAGATTGGTCTTTCATTTTTTGAGGCCGAGCCCAAATTTAAAGAAGTTTTTAGCAGTGATATTCCATTAGATTTCTGCGTTACACCAAATAAAATATATAGCTTTAAAAATTAG
- a CDS encoding TraR/DksA family transcriptional regulator, with product MATEVKERYSDAELAEFKALIKGKIAKAQEQLEIYQNAYKNDGNNGTDDTAPTFKAFEEGSETMSKEANSQLAIRQEKFIRDLKNALNRIENKTYGICRVTGKLIAKERLKLVPHATLSIEAKNMQK from the coding sequence ATGGCAACTGAAGTAAAAGAACGGTATAGCGATGCCGAATTAGCTGAGTTTAAGGCCCTGATTAAAGGCAAAATCGCGAAGGCGCAGGAGCAATTGGAAATTTACCAGAATGCTTATAAAAATGATGGAAACAACGGTACAGACGATACCGCACCCACATTTAAGGCTTTTGAAGAAGGTAGTGAAACGATGAGTAAGGAAGCGAACTCTCAATTGGCTATTAGGCAGGAAAAATTTATTCGTGACCTCAAAAATGCATTAAACCGTATTGAGAATAAAACCTACGGAATATGCCGTGTAACCGGGAAATTAATCGCTAAAGAGCGTTTAAAACTGGTACCGCACGCTACCTTAAGTATTGAAGCTAAAAATATGCAGAAATAA